The Nitrospira sp. genome window below encodes:
- the tuf gene encoding elongation factor Tu (EF-Tu; promotes GTP-dependent binding of aminoacyl-tRNA to the A-site of ribosomes during protein biosynthesis; when the tRNA anticodon matches the mRNA codon, GTP hydrolysis results; the inactive EF-Tu-GDP leaves the ribosome and release of GDP is promoted by elongation factor Ts; many prokaryotes have two copies of the gene encoding EF-Tu), with amino-acid sequence EMVMPGDNVSVTGELISPIAMEQGLRFAVREGGKTVGSGVVTEILA; translated from the coding sequence GGAAATGGTCATGCCGGGGGATAACGTGAGTGTGACGGGTGAATTGATCAGCCCGATCGCCATGGAGCAGGGGCTCCGCTTTGCGGTGCGCGAGGGCGGCAAGACGGTCGGCTCCGGCGTGGTCACCGAGATTCTGGCGTAA